Genomic segment of Bacteroidales bacterium:
CCTTATTATGAAGATTTTAGCGAAACTATAAAAATAGAAAACAGGGAAATACCCGTTAAAGAAATTACTCACACCTTCCGGTTACAACGAAAGAAATAAATCATGAAGCTGAAACTCAACAAACCCATAGCTTTTTTTGACCTGGAAACCACAGGTTTAAGTATTGCCACCGACCGTATTGTGGAAATATCCATAGTACGCGAAAGTACCAATGGCGTAAGGGATATCAAAACTATGCTTATCAACCCCACAATACCCATTCCGCCCTTGGTAACAGCCATCCACGGTATCGGCGATGATGATGTAAAAGATTGCCCGACCTTTGCCGACATAGCTCCCGAACTGAACCATTTCCTTGAAAATTGCGATTTAGCAGGGTATAACTCAAATAAGTATGATATTCCCTTATTGGTTGAGGAATTTTTGCGTGCAGGCATTGAATTTAACCTTGCAGGCAGAAGATTTGTTGATGTGCAGAATATCTTCCATAAGATGGAACAACGGACGCTTAGGGCCGCCTACAAATTTTACTGCGGAAAAGAAATAGAAAATGCACACTCGGCCGAGGCAGATACCTTGGCAACATACGATATTCTGTTGGCGCAGATTGAAAGATATCAGGATGCAGATTATGTTGACAATCATGGCAAAAAAAGCAAACCTGTTGTGAACGACATACAGGCACTGCATGACTTCTCATACAAGTCAAATAATGTGGACCTTGTAGGGCACATAGTGTATAACGAAAAAAATGTGGAAGTATTTAATTTTGGTAAGCACAAAGGAAAGCCTGTGGAAGAAGTGTTTCAAAAGGAGCCTTCCTATTACGACTGGATGTCAAAAGCCGAATTCCCGCTTTCAACAAAAAGGGTTATCAACGCCATCAAACTCAGAGGGTTTAATAATTCTTCGGTAAAAATAAATCCCAAATGAAAATTATTTGCATAGGGCGTAATTATCACGACCATGTCAAAGAAATGAACATCGGGCTTCCCGAAGAACCAGTATTTTTTATGAAACCCGATACCGCTGTAA
This window contains:
- a CDS encoding exonuclease domain-containing protein, whose translation is MKLKLNKPIAFFDLETTGLSIATDRIVEISIVRESTNGVRDIKTMLINPTIPIPPLVTAIHGIGDDDVKDCPTFADIAPELNHFLENCDLAGYNSNKYDIPLLVEEFLRAGIEFNLAGRRFVDVQNIFHKMEQRTLRAAYKFYCGKEIENAHSAEADTLATYDILLAQIERYQDADYVDNHGKKSKPVVNDIQALHDFSYKSNNVDLVGHIVYNEKNVEVFNFGKHKGKPVEEVFQKEPSYYDWMSKAEFPLSTKRVINAIKLRGFNNSSVKINPK